A genomic segment from Aegilops tauschii subsp. strangulata cultivar AL8/78 chromosome 1, Aet v6.0, whole genome shotgun sequence encodes:
- the LOC109765737 gene encoding flap endonuclease 1-A — protein MGVKGLTKLLADNAPKSMREQKFESYFGRRIAVDASMCIYQFLIVVGRTGMETLTNEAGDVTSHLQGMFSRTIRLLEAGIKPVYVFDGKPPEMKKDELLKRHAKRNEATEGLTKAVEAGDTDAIEKFSKRTVKVTKQHNDDCKRLLRLMGVPVVEAPCEAESQCAALCKNDKVYAVASEDMDSLTFGATRFVRHLMDPSSRKIPVMEFEVAKILEELQFTMDQFIDLCILCGCDYCDSIKGIGGLTALKLIRQHGSIEGILENINKDKYQIPEDWPYQEARRMFKEPDVTLDIPELKWTAPDEEGLVNFLVKENGFNQDRVTKAIEKIKSAKNKSSQGRLESFFKPTVSTSVPLKRKETSEKPASAAASKKTKSTRGRKK, from the exons ATGGGAGTCAAG GGTTTGACGAAGCTGCTGGCGGACAACGCGCCCAAGTCGATGAGGGAGCAGAAGTTCGAGAGCTACTTCGGCCGCCGCATCGCCGTCGACGCCAGCATGTGCATCTACCAGTTCCTC ATTGTAGTTGGAAGGACAGGGATGGAAACCCTTACAAACGAAGCCGGTGATGTCACCAG TCATTTGCAAGGCATGTTCAGCCGGACAATAAGGTTGCTCGAGGCAGGAATTAAACCAGT ATATGTTTTTGATGGCAAGCCTCCTGAAATGAAGAAGGACGAGCTTTTAAAAAG ACACGCAAAGAGGAATGAAGCAACAGAAGGGCTGACGAAGGCAGTAGAG GCAGGAGATACGGATGCAATTGAAAAATTCAGCAAGAGAACTGTAAAG GTCACGAAGCAGCACAATGATGATTGTAAGCGTCTACTAAGACTGATGGGTGTTCCTGTTGTGGAG GCTCCTTGTGAAGCAGAATCACAATGTGCTGCCCTTTGCAAGAATGACAAG GTGTATGCTGTTGCATCCGAAGATATGGACTCACTTACTTTTGGAGCTACACGGTTTGTTCGTCATTTGATGGATCCAAGTTCCAGGAAAATACCTGTTATGGAATTTGAAGTTGCGAAA ATTCTTGAGGAGCTTCAATTCACTATGGACCAATTCATTGACTTGTGCATCCTCTGTGGATGTGACTACTGTGATAGCATTAAAG GCATTGGTGGTCTTACAGCTCTGAAGCTCATTCGTCAGCACGGGTCTATTGAGGGCATTCTGGAAAATATTAATAAAGACAA ATATCAAATTCCTGAGGACTGGCCTTATCAAGAAGCTCGGCGCATGTTCAAGGAACCCGATGTAACACTGGATATTCCCGAGCTCAAATGGACTGCACCTGATGAGGAG GGCCTCGTCAACTTTCTGGTGAAAGAAAATGGTTTCAATCAAGATCGTGTGACAAAG GCCATAGAGAAGATTAAATCGGCGAAGAATAAATCATCCCAAGGAAG GCTCGAGTCATTTTTCAAGCCAACTGTTAGCACATCAGTG